Proteins from one Setaria italica strain Yugu1 chromosome V, Setaria_italica_v2.0, whole genome shotgun sequence genomic window:
- the LOC101786866 gene encoding mitochondrial outer membrane protein porin 3, whose amino-acid sequence MAPGLYTDIGKKTRDLLYKDYNTHQKFSVTTCSPHGVAITAAGTRKNESLFGELHTQIKNKKLTVDVKANSESDLLTTITVDEFGTPGLKSILSLVVPDQRSGKLELQYLHEYAGVNASVGLNSNPMVNLSGVFGSKELSVGVDVSFDTATSNFTKYNAALSLTNPDLIASLHLNNHGDTMVASYYHLVKHHSGTAVGAELSHSFSRNESTLIFGSQHSLDPHTTVKARFNNYGMASALVQHEWRPKSFITISGEVDTKAIEKSTKVGLSVVLKH is encoded by the exons GGTCTCTACACCGACATCGGCAAGAAGACCAGAG ATCTGCTGTACAAGGACTACAACACGCACCAGAAGTTCTCCGTCACCACCTGCTCCCCCCACGGCGTC GCAATCACAGCCGCAGGAACAAGGAAAAATGAGTCCCTCTTTGGCGAGCTTCACACCCAGATTAAGAACAAGAAGTTGACAGTTGATGTCAAAGCAAACTCAGAGTCAGAT CTTTTGACAACAATCACTGTGGATGAGTTTGGAACACCAGGGCTCAAATCGATTCTCAGCTTGGTTGTTCCAGACCAGAGATCAGGGAAG CTTGAACTCCAATACTTACATGAATATGCTGGTGTGAATGCAAGTGTTGGGCTCAATTCCAACCCTATGGTTAACCTTTCTGGTGTCTTTGGAAGCAAAGAACTCTCAGTTGGTGTTGATGTTTCATTTGATACGGCGACTAGCAATTTCACCAAGTACAATGCGGCCCTGAGCCTTACCAATCCAGATCTCATTGCTTCCCTCCATTT GAATAACCATGGTGATACCATGGTTGCATCCTACTACCACTTGGTAAAGCATCATTCAGGCACTGCTGTCGGGGCTGAGCTGTCACACAGCTTCTCAAGAAATGAGAGCACGCTGATCTTTGGTTCTCAGCATTCGTTGGATCCCCACACCACCGTAAAGGCACGCTTCAACAACTATGGCATGGCCAGTGCCCTTGTCCAGCATGAATGGCGCCCCAAGTCGTTCATCACCATCTCTGGTGAGGTTGACACCAAGGCAATTGAGAAGAGCACGAAAGTTGGTTTGTCCGTGGTGCTCAAGCACTGA
- the LOC101752717 gene encoding uncharacterized protein LOC101752717 yields MAASRQAPAAADNVDPVYEWLDDGDSYLLRLNLPEFKKEDFRVHVDGEGRLTVIGHRKPTPGAGGEGSKAVRLHKAFQLPSTANLDAVSGRFDGTLLTLKVPKLQQEQQQPAAAGPLPPPSTQAKEEADGGKPAGHEDKAASSQAGRDAETEKARVEAGKAASLTARGKEEDEKAKPVAAAPPHATEKARPGGHRDDQDEKARAEQREKVAREAARRIEAARARVAEAKAKAERERQCEHWKERAVEEGLKLADAVSKKKEVIATAVAAFTLGVFVSHKLFSRS; encoded by the exons ATGGCGGCGAGCAGGCAAGCACCAGCGGCGGCCGACAACGTGGATCCCGTCTACGAGTggctcgacgacggcgacagcTACCTCCTCCGCCTAAACCTCCCAG AGTTCAAGAAGGAGGATTTCCGGGTGCACGTGGACGGCGAGGGCCGGCTCACCGTCATCGGCCACCGCAAGCccacgcccggcgccggcggcgagggcagtAAGGCGGTGCGGCTCCACAAGGCGTTCCAGCTGCCCAGCACGGCCAACCTCGACGCCGTCTCCGGCCGCTTCGACGGCACATTGCTCACGCTCAAAGTGCCCAAgctgcagcaggagcagcaacagcccgccgccgcggggccgtTGCCTCCTCCATCGACGCAGGCCAAGGAGGAGGCCGACGGCGGTAAGCCAGCTGGCCACGAGGACAAGGCGGCGTCGTCCCAGGCTGGCCGTGACGCGGAGACGGAGAAGgcgagggtcgaggcggggaaGGCGGCGAGCTTGACGGCGAGAGGCAAGGAGGAAGACGAGAAGGCCAagcccgtggcggcggcgccgccgcatgCGACCGAGAAGGCGAGGCCGGGAGGTCATCGAGACGACCAGGACGAGAAGGCGAGGGCCGAGCAAAGGGAGAAGGTCGCCCGCGAGGCCGCGCGCAGGATcgaggcggcgcgggcgagggtGGCGGAGGCCAAGGCCAAGGCGGAGCGGGAGAGACAGTGCGAGCACTGGAAGGAGCgcgcggtggaggaggggcTCAAGCTGGCCGACGCGGTCAGCAAGAAGAAGGAGGTGATCGCCACGGCCGTCGCCGCCTTCACGCTCGGCGTCTTCGTCTCCCACAAGCTCTTCTCCAGGAGCTAA